DNA sequence from the Chitinophaga flava genome:
TTTTGCCAATCAGCATTCCTTTGAAGACTTTTACAAACGGCTGGAGATACGCGCCTACATCACCGCTAAGGCTTCCCTGCCTTATTACGAGGAAGACTCCGTGATCTATAACGAAATCCGCGACGAACATCTGGAAAAACTACCCTCAGAAAAAGAATATCTGCTACTGGTAAGCGGGAGAGGACAAATCAACCAGGACAGCACACTGAAACTGCCTGCCAGCTTTTATCACCAGGTGCTCACCCAAAGTAAGGCCACCCACCGCAATGGGAACCGCTTTTATGAAGGCGTGCTGTATAAAAGTAAACAGGGGTTGTATATCGTTATCGTATCGGCCATCAACCAGTACAGCAGCGAATACCTGGCCTGGCTGCGTAAGATACTGCTGATCTGTTTTGTAGTTTCGTCGGCCATCCTGATTGGCGCCGGTATTTTCTTCTCCCGGTATATCCTCCGGCCTATCCGGGATATCATGAACCAGGTGAAAAGCATCAGCTCGCGCAACCTGCATCTGCGGCTGGATGCCAAACAAAGCCGGGATGAGATCAACGAACTGGCTACTACGTTTAACAACATGCTGGACCGCCTGGAAACAGCCTTTGAAACACAGAACAACTTTGTCAGCAATGCCTCGCATGAGCTAAGCACGCCACTGACCGCCATCATCGGAGAAGCAGAGCTGGCCCTCAATAAAAACCGAACGCAGGAAAACTATGTAGCCGCTTTACGAAATATCCTCAGTGAGGCCGGCAGACTGGAACATATTACCAAAAGCCTGTTACATCTGGCACAGACAGGTTTTGACGGTAAAAAGCAGGACTGGGGCCAGGTACGGATGGACGAGCTGCTGTTCACCATCAAAAACACGATTGATAAAATACATCCCGGCAACCATGTAGAGATCGATTACAGCCTTTTCCCTGAAGAAGAGGAAAAGCTTTCTGTGTCGGGCAATGAGCAGTTGCTGGAGCTGGCGTTGAGCAATATTGTGATGAATGCCATCAAATATTCCAACAATCAGCCCGTTTCCATTGCGCTGGCGGCCACCGATCTGAAAGTGATCATCAATGTAAAAGACCTGGGTATCGGTATCCCGCAGGCGGACCTTCCTTATATCTTCTCTCCTTTCTTCAGGGCCTCCAATACCGGGCATTTCAAGGGTTATGGTATTGGTTTGCCGTTGGCGATGAATATTATCCGGATGCATAAAGGAGACATTATTGTACATAGTCAGGTAAACGCCGGAACCGAGATCAGGGTGGAGCTCCCACTGTAGCGTCCGTTATTCTTACCGTTTTCTTACCACATTCTTACAACCTTTTAACTTCCTTCTTACCAGTTACTAATATCGTGGTTCTAGTTTTGTTGTTATAAAAGCAACAGCTATGAAAAATATACTCATTCCTACAGACTTCACCATACGCTCACTTGGATATGTGCACAGTGTGGTTGCACAACACCCC
Encoded proteins:
- a CDS encoding sensor histidine kinase, with amino-acid sequence MKIRTQILLIFAGLTISTIMVMSILVYYFANQHSFEDFYKRLEIRAYITAKASLPYYEEDSVIYNEIRDEHLEKLPSEKEYLLLVSGRGQINQDSTLKLPASFYHQVLTQSKATHRNGNRFYEGVLYKSKQGLYIVIVSAINQYSSEYLAWLRKILLICFVVSSAILIGAGIFFSRYILRPIRDIMNQVKSISSRNLHLRLDAKQSRDEINELATTFNNMLDRLETAFETQNNFVSNASHELSTPLTAIIGEAELALNKNRTQENYVAALRNILSEAGRLEHITKSLLHLAQTGFDGKKQDWGQVRMDELLFTIKNTIDKIHPGNHVEIDYSLFPEEEEKLSVSGNEQLLELALSNIVMNAIKYSNNQPVSIALAATDLKVIINVKDLGIGIPQADLPYIFSPFFRASNTGHFKGYGIGLPLAMNIIRMHKGDIIVHSQVNAGTEIRVELPL